One window of Robiginitalea biformata HTCC2501 genomic DNA carries:
- a CDS encoding NRAMP family divalent metal transporter, with product MSRFRTLLKNLGPGLLFASMAIGTSHLVLSTKAGATYGWLMVIPILLANLLKYPFFEYGIRYTNVTGRSLVEGYSRLGRGWMWLYAFITLVTTFTILAALYVVTAGLLANLFGISGVSVSLIALGLFAFISAALIIGRYSLLETTLKFVVTILFAALLVTTVMVLYKAPVEAVEGFRRPPLMDSVGVLFLISLIGWMPTAVEASSWISLWSLEKYKGKHGKPSLKDALQEFNTGYVTTALLAVFFLVIGHRTLYGTGTELSGNAVVFADQVVQLFTTHIGDWAYIFIAVSAFATMFSTCMTAHDAIARVSIDVLEYLRPKRRQFGKRWHYAMAILVLTGVNFMVLTAFGANMGNLVALATFISFVMAPLVGYMNLKNVTGGDMPATAKPGRVLRVLTYAGILFLSLFAAYYCWLLL from the coding sequence ATGTCCCGATTCCGAACGCTGCTGAAAAACCTGGGGCCCGGCCTGCTTTTTGCCAGCATGGCCATCGGCACCTCCCACCTGGTCCTGTCCACCAAGGCAGGCGCCACCTACGGCTGGTTGATGGTCATCCCGATCCTCCTGGCCAATTTGCTGAAATATCCCTTCTTCGAATACGGTATCCGGTACACAAACGTGACGGGCCGCAGCCTCGTGGAGGGTTATTCCCGCCTGGGCCGCGGCTGGATGTGGCTCTATGCGTTTATCACCCTGGTAACCACCTTTACGATCCTCGCCGCACTCTACGTGGTTACCGCCGGGTTGCTGGCCAACCTGTTCGGGATATCTGGGGTATCCGTCTCCCTGATTGCCCTCGGGCTTTTTGCCTTTATCAGCGCAGCCCTGATTATCGGCCGCTACAGCCTGCTGGAGACCACCTTGAAATTCGTGGTGACCATCCTCTTTGCCGCCCTGCTGGTAACCACGGTGATGGTGCTATACAAAGCGCCCGTGGAAGCCGTGGAAGGATTCCGGCGTCCCCCGCTGATGGACAGCGTCGGGGTCCTCTTTCTGATCAGCCTGATCGGGTGGATGCCCACGGCGGTAGAGGCCAGCAGCTGGATCAGCCTCTGGAGCCTTGAAAAGTACAAGGGGAAACACGGGAAGCCGAGTCTGAAGGACGCCTTGCAGGAATTCAATACCGGGTATGTCACCACCGCCCTGCTGGCCGTATTTTTCCTGGTCATCGGCCACCGGACGCTCTACGGTACGGGTACGGAACTCAGCGGGAACGCCGTGGTTTTTGCAGATCAGGTGGTGCAGCTCTTTACCACGCATATCGGGGACTGGGCGTATATCTTTATCGCCGTTTCCGCCTTTGCCACCATGTTCAGCACCTGCATGACCGCCCACGATGCGATTGCGCGCGTCAGCATCGACGTGCTGGAGTACCTCCGGCCCAAGCGCAGGCAGTTTGGGAAAAGATGGCACTACGCCATGGCTATTTTGGTGCTTACCGGGGTAAATTTCATGGTACTGACGGCATTTGGCGCCAATATGGGGAACCTGGTGGCCCTGGCCACGTTTATCTCCTTTGTGATGGCCCCGTTGGTAGGGTATATGAACTTGAAAAATGTGACCGGAGGCGATATGCCGGCCACAGCCAAACCCGGGAGGGTGCTCCGGGTCCTCACCTATGCGGGCATCCTATTCCTGAGTCTTTTTGCCGCCTATTATTGCTGGCTGCTCCTTTAG
- a CDS encoding SanA/YdcF family protein has product MPGIIKKWLRRLLPVLLAPLVLIVVCNAVIEVATADRLYSDPDAIPYSRVGLVLGTARHRAEGGMNPFYENRIAATLALYRAGKISFVLVSGDNGTIYYNEPDTIKKDLVAGGIPAERIFLDYAGFRTLDSMVRAKIVFGLDTVTVISQEFHNERALYIAGKKGLYARGFNARGVAGGAGTKLQVREYFARVKVFLDLLFNTQPRFYGNRIDIE; this is encoded by the coding sequence ATGCCCGGTATTATAAAGAAATGGCTCCGGCGCCTTCTGCCCGTCCTGTTGGCACCCCTGGTGCTGATTGTGGTCTGCAATGCCGTTATCGAGGTGGCGACCGCCGACCGCCTCTACTCGGACCCCGATGCCATTCCCTACTCCCGGGTGGGCCTGGTACTCGGCACGGCACGCCACCGGGCCGAAGGGGGCATGAACCCCTTTTATGAAAACCGGATCGCAGCGACCCTGGCCCTGTACCGCGCAGGTAAAATATCTTTTGTGCTCGTAAGCGGGGACAACGGGACCATCTATTACAACGAACCGGACACCATCAAGAAGGACCTGGTGGCCGGCGGGATCCCGGCAGAACGGATTTTCCTGGACTACGCGGGTTTCCGGACCCTGGACTCCATGGTACGGGCCAAGATCGTCTTTGGGCTGGACACGGTGACGGTCATCTCACAGGAATTCCACAACGAACGGGCGCTCTATATCGCCGGAAAAAAAGGCCTGTACGCCCGGGGGTTTAATGCCCGCGGAGTTGCAGGCGGAGCCGGAACCAAATTACAGGTGCGCGAATACTTTGCCCGCGTCAAGGTGTTCCTGGACCTGCTCTTCAATACGCAGCCCCGGTTTTACGGAAACCGGATAGACATTGAATAA
- a CDS encoding PorP/SprF family type IX secretion system membrane protein, with the protein MQKQPTRSIWNTCRVLGALVLLLAGASVAHAQREPLYTQYMYNIGSFNPAYVGSVERPDLSLLYRAQWIDIPGAPRTIRFGANVPLGNRKHGLGFNAVNDQLGPTSQTFVDFSYSFQVQFTYDVYLAFGLDAGGTFLNTDFSKGTFENPGEPILDQQNINEFYPTIGAGLFLYQDFWYVGVSVPNFLTDALYSNEVAQIVSDQLQFNFIGGYVFEFSDNLKFKPAFLVNYMAGAPVTANVSANFLISDVVTAGAAYRFDNAVSGLAGFQISDNVFMGYGYDYNTNGLGGYNSGTHEIIVKFYLGSGGGSDRDPDSGKSKKKGKQIDSPRFF; encoded by the coding sequence ATGCAGAAGCAACCTACCCGATCCATCTGGAATACCTGTCGCGTCCTCGGCGCGCTTGTGCTGTTGCTGGCAGGGGCATCCGTTGCCCACGCGCAGCGGGAGCCGCTCTACACCCAATATATGTACAATATCGGGAGCTTTAACCCCGCCTATGTGGGCAGTGTGGAGCGCCCGGACCTGTCCCTGCTCTACCGCGCCCAGTGGATCGATATCCCGGGGGCGCCCCGCACTATTCGCTTTGGTGCCAATGTGCCGCTGGGGAACCGGAAGCACGGGCTGGGCTTCAATGCGGTGAATGACCAGTTGGGCCCCACCTCTCAGACCTTTGTGGATTTTTCCTATTCGTTCCAGGTGCAATTTACCTACGACGTATACCTTGCCTTTGGCCTGGATGCCGGGGGGACGTTCCTCAATACGGATTTCAGCAAGGGGACTTTTGAGAACCCCGGGGAACCCATCCTGGACCAGCAAAACATCAACGAATTCTACCCGACCATCGGGGCGGGGCTGTTCCTCTACCAGGATTTCTGGTATGTGGGGGTGTCCGTGCCCAATTTCCTAACCGATGCGCTTTACAGCAACGAGGTGGCGCAGATTGTTTCGGACCAGTTGCAGTTCAACTTTATCGGCGGCTATGTCTTTGAATTCTCGGACAACCTTAAATTCAAGCCGGCATTCCTGGTGAATTACATGGCCGGCGCGCCGGTAACAGCCAATGTTTCGGCAAATTTCCTCATCAGCGATGTGGTTACGGCCGGGGCGGCCTACCGCTTTGACAATGCGGTGAGCGGCCTGGCGGGTTTCCAGATTTCCGACAATGTGTTTATGGGATACGGCTACGACTACAATACGAACGGGCTGGGCGGTTACAACAGCGGCACCCACGAAATCATCGTAAAATTTTATCTTGGAAGCGGAGGCGGTTCGGACCGCGACCCGGACTCCGGAAAAAGCAAGAAAAAGGGCAAGCAAATCGACAGCCCGAGGTTTTTCTAA
- a CDS encoding DUF6503 family protein — translation MKPFALIAISLILLTSCGEQSKNNTAASDAAQGADAGTQAQIPNGEGGPTENRYPEALSRVLEAHGGLDAWKAQRTLTYVMPKETLSETHTIDLKTREDRIDTDDYSMGFDGERTWILDPDGTYEGNPEFYHNLMFYFYAMPFVLADPGIHYGSTPDLEFEGKAYPGIRISYGEGVGITPEDEYYLHYDPDTGQMAWLGYTVTYRTGEPSDNVKWIRYDNWQPVEGVLLPASISWYEYQGRQIGDRRNTVPFEQVALEETARPEGYYEKPEGAEFFKKEE, via the coding sequence ATGAAACCATTCGCACTAATTGCCATTTCCTTGATCCTGCTCACTTCCTGCGGGGAACAGTCTAAAAACAATACCGCCGCATCGGATGCTGCCCAGGGGGCCGACGCAGGCACCCAGGCGCAAATACCAAATGGGGAGGGCGGCCCAACCGAAAACCGGTATCCGGAAGCCCTGAGCCGCGTCCTGGAAGCCCATGGCGGACTCGACGCCTGGAAGGCCCAACGCACCCTGACCTATGTGATGCCGAAAGAAACCCTGTCGGAAACCCATACCATCGACCTGAAGACCCGGGAGGACCGCATCGACACGGACGACTATTCCATGGGCTTTGACGGGGAACGCACCTGGATCCTGGATCCGGATGGCACCTATGAGGGCAATCCGGAGTTCTATCATAACCTGATGTTCTATTTCTACGCCATGCCCTTTGTTCTGGCCGACCCCGGGATCCATTACGGCTCCACCCCGGACCTGGAATTCGAGGGGAAGGCTTACCCGGGCATCCGGATCAGCTACGGGGAAGGTGTGGGGATCACCCCGGAGGATGAATACTATTTGCACTACGACCCGGACACCGGGCAAATGGCCTGGCTGGGGTATACGGTGACGTACAGGACCGGGGAGCCTTCGGACAATGTCAAGTGGATCCGCTACGACAACTGGCAACCGGTAGAGGGAGTACTCTTGCCCGCTTCGATTTCCTGGTACGAATACCAGGGGCGCCAGATCGGGGATCGGCGGAATACCGTGCCCTTTGAGCAAGTTGCCCTGGAGGAAACAGCCCGCCCGGAAGGGTACTATGAGAAGCCCGAAGGGGCGGAGTTTTTTAAAAAGGAGGAATAG
- a CDS encoding OmpA family protein, whose amino-acid sequence MKLKPYIAIFMTLWAVCGMSQKASRGDQAFFEYDYKTAIAEYLEEKRKSHLSPQQALNLAEAYFRERQYKQAADQYVRIYREDSVMTNHHFNKMLQALSKSSEKERVQAFLSTRSSQLSDELLENASFNDELLEDTATGETAYTIFPANGNSPQADFSPAFYGKDRLLFSSSRPQDSKDTYIPTGEAFTDIYVAALQSGGQLGNPNPLNSLPPLKYHEATPYYSESLQGVFYVRSNSEDGALTYNPKGKNSLALVLSKRNGQLQTLLRDPGISFYYPFYEEATGRLYFAAEFQQGYGGTDLYYVVTNQGLIMSAPVNLGPRINTPGNEIAPFLVDGSLFFSSDVFYGLGGMDIYKAEIQGDGTYSIPANLGPAINTEQDEFGFILRKSAGGGFEGYFASNRPGGRGSDDIYGFTTTQKPGLKTLVVSGQVVSSEDAGVQQARVRLLDEADRVVRETYTRQNGAFRIEIPWQENMRLSIDKPRYTSAALGGPGQDSIISGVPARIALRSVDEVVRSVRERQELKAEKFYFGRGSSRLTDEIRTALQEPLQALRDFPGLHIRIEAHTDSRGSEQANLSLSRQRAEAIRDYLVENGIDAERIEGIEGFGESQLQNHCEDGVYCLEILHRQNERYPLVVTNYESL is encoded by the coding sequence ATGAAATTGAAGCCATACATAGCGATTTTTATGACCCTCTGGGCGGTATGCGGTATGTCGCAAAAAGCTTCCCGGGGCGACCAGGCATTTTTTGAGTACGATTACAAAACGGCCATAGCCGAATACCTGGAAGAGAAGCGGAAATCCCATCTGTCCCCTCAGCAGGCACTCAACCTGGCGGAAGCGTATTTCCGCGAACGCCAGTACAAGCAGGCGGCAGACCAGTATGTGCGGATTTACCGGGAGGACAGCGTGATGACCAACCATCACTTTAACAAGATGTTGCAGGCCCTGTCCAAGAGCTCGGAAAAAGAACGGGTGCAGGCGTTCCTCAGTACGCGTAGCTCCCAATTATCCGACGAGTTGCTGGAAAACGCTTCCTTCAACGACGAATTGCTGGAGGATACTGCTACCGGCGAGACGGCCTATACGATCTTTCCGGCCAACGGGAATTCCCCCCAGGCGGATTTTTCCCCGGCCTTTTACGGCAAGGACCGGCTCCTGTTCAGTTCGTCCCGTCCCCAGGATAGCAAGGACACCTATATTCCAACCGGCGAGGCGTTTACGGACATTTACGTAGCAGCGCTGCAATCCGGCGGACAACTCGGGAACCCCAACCCCCTGAATTCCCTTCCCCCCCTTAAATACCACGAGGCCACGCCCTATTACAGCGAATCGCTCCAGGGGGTGTTTTACGTGCGCTCGAATTCGGAGGATGGCGCCCTGACCTATAACCCAAAGGGCAAGAATTCCCTGGCACTCGTGCTCAGCAAGCGCAACGGGCAGCTGCAGACCCTGCTCCGGGATCCGGGCATCTCCTTTTATTACCCGTTTTACGAGGAAGCGACCGGCCGGTTGTACTTTGCGGCCGAATTCCAGCAGGGGTACGGGGGAACGGACCTCTATTACGTGGTCACCAACCAGGGGCTTATCATGTCCGCCCCGGTAAACCTGGGGCCGCGTATCAATACGCCCGGAAATGAAATTGCGCCTTTTCTGGTAGACGGCAGCCTGTTTTTTTCCTCAGACGTCTTCTACGGGCTCGGGGGAATGGATATTTACAAGGCGGAGATCCAGGGGGACGGCACCTATAGCATCCCGGCCAACCTGGGCCCGGCGATCAATACGGAACAGGACGAATTTGGTTTTATTCTCCGCAAATCGGCCGGGGGCGGGTTTGAAGGATACTTTGCCTCCAACCGTCCCGGGGGACGCGGCAGCGACGATATTTACGGGTTTACCACCACTCAAAAACCCGGTTTGAAAACCCTCGTGGTAAGCGGGCAGGTGGTAAGTTCTGAAGATGCCGGGGTGCAGCAGGCGCGCGTCCGGTTGCTCGATGAGGCAGACCGCGTGGTCCGGGAAACCTATACCCGGCAGAATGGCGCATTTCGCATTGAGATCCCCTGGCAGGAGAATATGCGCCTGAGTATTGACAAGCCCCGGTATACCTCGGCTGCCCTGGGCGGTCCCGGGCAGGATTCCATCATTAGCGGCGTGCCGGCGCGCATTGCGCTGAGGTCCGTGGATGAAGTCGTCCGCTCCGTTCGGGAGCGGCAGGAGCTGAAAGCGGAGAAGTTTTATTTTGGCAGGGGGAGCAGCCGTCTTACGGATGAAATTCGGACAGCGCTCCAGGAGCCGCTGCAAGCCCTCAGGGATTTCCCGGGGCTGCACATCCGGATCGAAGCCCACACAGATAGCAGGGGAAGCGAGCAGGCCAACCTGAGCCTATCCCGTCAGCGCGCGGAGGCCATCCGGGATTACTTGGTGGAAAACGGCATTGATGCGGAGCGTATCGAGGGGATTGAAGGCTTTGGGGAATCCCAGCTGCAAAACCACTGTGAGGACGGGGTCTACTGCCTGGAAATCCTGCACCGCCAAAACGAGCGCTACCCGCTCGTGGTTACCAATTACGAAAGCCTCTGA